The following proteins are co-located in the Methylomonas sp. 11b genome:
- a CDS encoding bifunctional diguanylate cyclase/phosphodiesterase: protein MEQYSEQNQARPLLWTVLLLLLAQLLSLYFPLSESLRPFVSQSLGVHTLMEGFSIVISALVFAVGWSVYQKENSAGFMMLACCFLGVAVLDLMHTLSFSGMPAFITESDPEKAIAFWLMARAFAALGLVMGLLVPSRQISPVSRSLMLSGVLLYIVLGCWLVFFHQDWLPRTFDAVQGLTSVKKACEYLLAGVYALSAIGYLLQTRRQHSYDPAGLAAAAAIMAMSELFVTFYASVTDLYILLGHIYKVVAYGLIYRSVFLNSIQLPYQRLYQAHQALSGSEAKFHAIIEESPIAYVLHDSQGNINYLNSAFVKTFGYTLSDIPTLAEWWWHAHPDAEYRQQVIANWHSYQRVPHSAAESSQTAELKVCCKDGRCRMVLVDIVLLGDSLAGNQLLILRDISERLEAMHKLADSVNMLQTVINTIPSRVFWKDLNYRYLGANLAFSRDAGLDSPAELIGKSDEQLVWRDLAHLYRADDKQVIESNTAKLNYEEMLMGPAGKTMHLRTSRVPLRNLQQQTIGVLGVYEDITARKSAEEEMQLAALVYLNSSEAMMVTDATGTIITVNPAFTTVTGYSADEVIGRAFVGGATEPHDQAFYKTVLRVINTNGQWAGEISGRRKNGEDCIQWVTINSILNESGGVHRRVALIADITDRKKSEELIWRQANFDPLTGLPNRNMFLDRLNQEIKKAFRHGRHVALMFLDLDRFKDVNDSMGHFMGDVLLKEAARRISGCVRDCDSIARLGGDEFTVILGELDQVEGVNRIARNILQGLAEPFRLGNETAYISGSIGIALYPDDALDTDSLLKNADQAMYAAKNQGRDRYQYFTALMQQNAQLRMRLANDLHGALARQQFLLHYQPIIEFASGSIAKAEALLRWQHPTLGMVSPAEFIPVAEDTGVIVDIGDWVFDTAVRQAKQWRQTYHPDFQISVNKSPVQFRKQAMEANQWIVLLRELELPGQSVIVEITEGLILDASNSTREQLLAFRDAGMQVALDDFGTGYSSLAYLKKFDIDYIKIDQAFVRSLVAGSSDMALCEAIVVMAHKLGIKVVAEGIETQEQYDLLNRMGCDYGQGYLISRPVPADQFELLLDKAVAQAPGGD from the coding sequence GTGGAGCAATATAGCGAACAAAACCAGGCCAGGCCTCTGCTTTGGACGGTGCTACTACTTTTACTTGCGCAGTTGCTTAGCTTGTATTTTCCGCTATCGGAATCCTTGCGGCCGTTTGTCAGCCAATCCTTAGGCGTACATACCTTGATGGAAGGTTTTTCCATCGTGATTTCCGCATTGGTTTTCGCCGTGGGTTGGAGCGTTTATCAAAAGGAAAACTCCGCCGGATTCATGATGCTGGCCTGCTGTTTCTTAGGCGTGGCGGTCCTGGATTTAATGCATACCCTGTCTTTCAGTGGCATGCCGGCCTTTATCACCGAAAGCGATCCGGAAAAAGCTATCGCTTTTTGGTTGATGGCCCGCGCGTTTGCGGCGCTAGGCTTAGTGATGGGTTTGCTGGTGCCAAGCAGGCAAATATCACCGGTATCGCGCTCATTGATGTTGAGCGGTGTGCTGCTCTATATTGTTCTGGGTTGCTGGCTGGTGTTTTTCCATCAGGACTGGTTACCGCGCACCTTTGATGCAGTTCAGGGCTTAACGTCTGTTAAAAAAGCCTGCGAATATCTATTGGCCGGCGTCTATGCTCTCAGTGCCATCGGCTATTTACTCCAAACCCGCCGTCAACATTCTTACGATCCGGCTGGTTTGGCGGCGGCTGCCGCTATCATGGCCATGAGCGAGCTGTTCGTGACCTTTTATGCCAGCGTGACCGATTTATATATTTTGCTCGGCCACATCTATAAAGTAGTCGCCTATGGCCTGATCTACCGTTCGGTATTTCTCAACAGCATCCAACTGCCTTACCAGAGGCTTTATCAAGCCCATCAGGCGCTGTCCGGTAGCGAAGCCAAATTTCATGCAATTATCGAAGAGTCGCCAATTGCTTATGTACTGCATGATAGCCAAGGCAATATCAATTATTTGAACTCGGCTTTCGTGAAAACGTTTGGGTATACGCTAAGCGATATTCCGACCTTGGCGGAATGGTGGTGGCATGCCCATCCCGATGCCGAATATCGGCAGCAGGTCATCGCTAATTGGCACAGTTATCAGCGTGTTCCCCATTCCGCGGCCGAGTCCAGCCAAACCGCGGAATTGAAAGTGTGTTGCAAGGATGGCAGGTGCCGGATGGTGTTGGTTGACATCGTCTTATTGGGCGATAGCTTGGCAGGTAATCAATTACTGATTTTGCGCGATATTTCCGAACGGTTGGAAGCGATGCACAAACTAGCCGATTCGGTAAACATGCTGCAAACCGTCATCAACACCATCCCCAGCCGCGTATTCTGGAAAGACCTGAATTACCGTTATCTGGGGGCCAACTTAGCCTTCAGTAGGGATGCCGGGCTAGATAGCCCCGCCGAATTGATCGGTAAATCCGATGAGCAATTAGTTTGGCGAGATTTAGCGCACTTATATCGAGCAGACGATAAGCAGGTAATAGAGAGTAATACGGCAAAATTGAATTACGAAGAAATGCTAATGGGGCCGGCAGGTAAAACCATGCATTTGCGAACCTCAAGAGTGCCCTTACGTAATTTGCAACAACAGACTATTGGTGTGTTGGGTGTGTACGAGGACATTACCGCGCGGAAAAGCGCCGAAGAGGAAATGCAACTGGCGGCCTTGGTGTATTTGAACAGTAGTGAAGCAATGATGGTCACCGATGCCACGGGCACTATCATCACGGTTAATCCGGCATTTACCACGGTAACCGGATATTCGGCGGACGAAGTGATAGGCCGCGCCTTTGTCGGCGGCGCTACAGAGCCTCATGATCAGGCTTTCTACAAAACCGTCTTGCGGGTAATCAATACCAACGGTCAGTGGGCCGGCGAAATCAGCGGCCGTCGCAAGAACGGCGAGGATTGCATCCAGTGGGTAACTATCAACTCCATTCTGAATGAGAGCGGTGGTGTGCACAGGCGGGTGGCCTTGATCGCGGATATTACCGACCGGAAAAAATCCGAAGAATTGATTTGGCGGCAAGCCAATTTCGATCCGCTGACCGGTTTGCCGAATCGCAATATGTTTTTAGATAGGCTCAATCAGGAAATCAAAAAGGCTTTTCGGCATGGTAGGCATGTGGCCTTGATGTTTCTGGACTTGGACCGCTTCAAGGATGTCAATGACAGCATGGGCCACTTCATGGGGGACGTGTTGTTGAAGGAAGCGGCGCGGCGCATCAGCGGCTGCGTGCGCGATTGCGACAGCATCGCCAGGCTGGGCGGCGATGAATTCACCGTGATTCTCGGCGAGTTGGACCAAGTGGAAGGCGTCAACCGGATCGCCCGGAATATCTTGCAGGGCTTGGCGGAACCGTTTCGGTTGGGAAATGAGACGGCCTACATTTCCGGGAGTATAGGCATTGCCCTATATCCGGACGATGCGCTGGATACCGATTCTTTATTAAAAAATGCCGATCAGGCGATGTACGCCGCCAAAAATCAGGGTCGCGACCGTTACCAATATTTCACTGCCTTGATGCAGCAGAACGCCCAACTGCGCATGCGGCTGGCCAACGATTTGCACGGCGCGCTGGCCCGGCAGCAGTTTTTACTGCATTACCAACCGATCATCGAATTCGCTAGCGGCAGCATCGCCAAAGCGGAAGCTTTGTTACGTTGGCAGCATCCGACGCTGGGAATGGTTAGCCCGGCCGAATTTATTCCGGTTGCCGAAGATACCGGGGTTATCGTTGATATTGGCGATTGGGTTTTCGACACCGCTGTGCGTCAGGCCAAACAATGGCGGCAAACCTACCATCCGGATTTCCAGATCAGCGTGAATAAATCGCCGGTACAGTTCCGCAAGCAAGCCATGGAAGCCAATCAATGGATAGTCTTGCTGCGGGAGCTGGAATTACCAGGCCAGAGCGTGATAGTCGAAATCACCGAAGGCTTAATACTGGATGCCAGCAATAGCACTCGCGAACAATTGTTGGCGTTTCGCGATGCCGGCATGCAAGTGGCTTTGGACGATTTCGGCACCGGTTATTCGTCCTTGGCCTATTTGAAAAAATTCGACATCGATTACATCAAGATAGACCAGGCGTTTGTCAGAAGTCTGGTGGCCGGCTCCAGTGACATGGCCTTGTGCGAAGCCATTGTGGTGATGGCGCACAAGTTAGGCATCAAAGTCGTCGCCGAAGGTATAGAGACCCAGGAACAATACGATCTATTAAATCGAATGGGCTGCGATTACGGACAAGGCTATTTAATTTCCAGACCGGTTCCGGCCGATCAGTTCGAACTACTACTCGACAAGGCAGTAGCCCAAGCGCCGGGTGGCGATTAG
- a CDS encoding (5-formylfuran-3-yl)methyl phosphate synthase, which yields MTAMLASVNSLAEALLVEAAAVDIIDLKQPARGALGALDVAEVAEIVRHLQPGSCVSATIGDLPMQPELILPAVQAMAATGVNYVKIGFFPGGDWQACIAGLQTLAEQGVALVAVLFADTRPDFAMIDALAKAGFRGVMLDTADKQLGSLTRLMTLDELQSFVDRVASLGLLSGLAGSLRADDVASLVQLSPDYLGFRGALCREHSRTAQLDVAQIDRLRQHWRALAY from the coding sequence ATGACCGCGATGTTGGCTAGCGTGAATAGTTTGGCCGAAGCTTTGTTGGTCGAGGCCGCCGCCGTCGACATTATCGATTTAAAACAACCGGCTCGCGGCGCGTTGGGGGCGTTGGACGTTGCCGAGGTTGCCGAAATTGTTCGCCACTTGCAACCGGGTAGCTGTGTTAGCGCCACTATCGGCGATTTACCGATGCAGCCCGAATTGATCCTGCCGGCCGTGCAAGCCATGGCGGCTACCGGGGTAAATTATGTGAAGATCGGTTTTTTTCCGGGTGGTGACTGGCAGGCCTGCATTGCGGGATTACAAACGCTTGCCGAGCAGGGAGTGGCCTTGGTCGCGGTATTGTTTGCCGATACCCGCCCGGATTTTGCGATGATCGATGCCTTAGCCAAGGCCGGTTTTCGCGGGGTGATGCTGGATACCGCCGATAAACAGCTCGGCTCGTTGACGCGGCTGATGACCCTGGACGAATTGCAGAGTTTTGTCGATAGAGTCGCCAGTCTGGGCTTGCTGAGTGGTTTGGCCGGTTCCTTGCGAGCCGACGATGTAGCGAGTTTAGTGCAGTTAAGTCCGGATTATTTGGGGTTTCGCGGCGCCTTGTGTCGGGAGCATTCCCGCACCGCGCAACTGGATGTCGCGCAAATCGACAGACTTAGACAACATTGGCGCGCTTTAGCGTATTGA
- a CDS encoding DUF447 domain-containing protein has translation MIQETLVTTVNLQGDTHIAPMGVHVEQDQYIILPFRPSTTLDNLLANKTAVINYCDDVRIFAGCLTGRRNWPLLPAQQVAGYYLADSLAHTELQLVGSEDDDTRPKLFCRAVHTVNHKPFQGFNRAQYSVLEAAILISRLDRLPWEKIQAELDYLRIGLDKTAGERERQAWDWLMTAIEQHRRGAQV, from the coding sequence ATGATTCAAGAAACCCTCGTCACCACCGTCAATCTGCAAGGCGATACGCACATCGCGCCGATGGGGGTGCATGTTGAACAAGATCAATACATTATCTTGCCGTTTCGGCCCTCGACCACGCTGGATAATCTGCTGGCTAACAAAACCGCTGTCATCAATTATTGCGACGATGTACGGATTTTTGCCGGTTGTCTGACCGGGCGTAGGAACTGGCCCTTATTGCCCGCCCAACAAGTCGCAGGGTATTATTTAGCCGACAGCTTGGCGCATACCGAACTACAGCTTGTCGGAAGCGAAGACGACGACACCCGGCCGAAATTGTTTTGCCGCGCTGTGCACACGGTCAACCATAAGCCGTTCCAAGGCTTTAACCGGGCGCAATATTCGGTGCTGGAAGCGGCGATATTAATCAGCCGGCTGGATAGATTGCCTTGGGAGAAAATTCAAGCCGAGCTGGATTATTTGCGCATCGGTCTGGATAAAACCGCCGGCGAGCGTGAGCGTCAGGCTTGGGATTGGTTAATGACGGCTATTGAGCAACATCGCCGGGGAGCGCAAGTATGA
- a CDS encoding response regulator: MHAIDIADLSILLIEPSATQLKVIMQHLRDEGIAKIEGVANAATALESLHNHRPDLIISSLYLPDMMATELVEHLRGDEALSHVPFMLISSESSFAVLDTIRQAGVVAILPKPFAHDDLKNALRATIEFIDPQEISLEHYDIENVRVLVVDDSPLARKHISRVLNNMGIVKITQAQDGKEGVDVFARDQNAFDLIVTDYNMPVMDGQQLIKTIRQDLGNSIVPILMVTSEENETRLSNVHKAGVSAICDKPFDPQTVKEMLFRVLEPD, encoded by the coding sequence ATGCATGCTATAGATATTGCCGACTTATCGATTTTGCTGATTGAACCTTCAGCCACGCAATTAAAAGTCATCATGCAGCACTTACGTGACGAAGGAATTGCCAAAATCGAAGGCGTTGCCAATGCGGCAACTGCACTAGAAAGCTTGCATAATCATCGCCCGGATTTGATTATCAGCAGCCTGTATCTGCCGGATATGATGGCTACCGAACTGGTCGAGCATCTGCGCGGCGACGAGGCTTTGAGCCATGTCCCCTTCATGCTGATTTCCAGCGAATCGAGTTTCGCGGTGCTGGATACCATCCGCCAGGCCGGCGTGGTGGCGATTCTACCCAAGCCCTTCGCTCACGACGATTTGAAAAACGCCTTACGGGCCACTATCGAGTTCATCGATCCGCAAGAAATCAGCCTGGAACATTACGACATCGAAAACGTGCGGGTCTTGGTGGTTGACGACAGTCCGCTGGCCCGCAAGCATATCAGCCGGGTGTTGAACAATATGGGCATCGTCAAAATCACCCAGGCTCAGGACGGCAAGGAAGGCGTTGATGTATTCGCTCGTGACCAAAACGCCTTCGACCTGATCGTCACCGATTACAATATGCCGGTGATGGACGGCCAGCAGTTGATAAAAACCATCCGCCAGGATTTGGGTAATTCCATCGTACCGATCTTGATGGTCACCAGCGAAGAAAACGAAACCCGCCTCAGCAATGTCCACAAAGCCGGGGTCTCGGCGATTTGCGACAAACCTTTCGACCCGCAGACCGTTAAGGAAATGTTGTTTCGGGTGTTGGAACCGGATTGA